From a single Dysidea avara chromosome 14, odDysAvar1.4, whole genome shotgun sequence genomic region:
- the LOC136244164 gene encoding sucrose-6-phosphate hydrolase-like, translating to MNQCFGCCIWLTLIYSTICNSVQFNWKPGFHITPERGWLNDPHPAFSRDPKGLYHVFYQCNPNSTLPPWAPGQQDHWCHDSSEDLASWSHDPTPGIPDGSASGSVIQLNYNGSGVAMYGISKGVGLSISMDKDLMKWNTSSSAPLISIPNSINASYVGDPHIWQEEPSGDYMMLLGSAEGDPTKMGSIPQALLFNSSNLINWEYVSTVWIGNSTLGPRAECVDMFPITDQLYVYIYSSPNLGKSLWFVGKMGADYKFQTVSKGMVDYGHFYAANSFFDPHGRRIVYGWVSESLSDDTIHNNGWAGMQSVPRAISLSPDNTLLFNPVEELSLLHGDHLGYFNEISLPENATYELGGMGNQLHMVVTIMGKFSPNSKVGILVLADENMKEFTAINIQSSGSNCNHIGQWSTGTDIPGADYTNFKVDGHDPAVCQKACCADSGCVAWTFADPQPLLTDYGNNSAFTCVSHETCCWLKNAHSSPVPRVNCTSGTTSTQLQLEVSTTNSSLLPATNVTKSSYTAQVNSHDQLVTLEIMVDKSAVEVFVNKGEAVITSRVYPTLASSNSVVLFTENTSAIFTVDAWVMKDAYKET from the exons ATGAATCAGTGCTTTGGATGCTGCATTTGGCTGACCCTGATATATTCTACAATTTGCAATAGCGTTCAGTTCAATTGGAAGCCAGGTTTCCACATTACACCTGAACGAGGATGGCTTAACGATCCACATCCAGCCTTTTCAAGAg ATCCTAAAGGTCTGTATCATGTCTTCTATCAATGTAATCCGAACTCAACCCTCCCACCATGGGCCCCTGGACAACAAG ATCACTGGTGTCATGACAGTAGTGAGGATTTAGCTTCCTGGTCACATGATCCTACCCCTGGTATACCTGATGGATCAGCTTCAGGTTCAGTTATCCAACTAAACTATAATGGAAG TGGTGTGGCCATGTATGGCATATCTAAAGGGGTTGGTCTAAGTATTAGTATGGACAAGGATCTGATGAAATGGAACACTTCCTCATCTGCTCCATTAATCTCTATCCCCAACTCTATCAATGCTTCATATGTTGGTGATCCTCACATATGGCAG gAAGAGCCATCTGGTGATTACATGATGCTGCTTGGGTCCGCTGAAGGTGATCCAACTAAAATGG GGAGCATTCCTCAGGCATTATTATTTAACAGCAGTAACCTGATAAACTGGGAGTATGTTTCAACTGTGTGGATTGGAAACAGTACCCTTGGGCCTAGAGCAGA ATGTGTGGACATGTTTCCTATTACTGATCAACTCTATGTGTACATCTACTCTTCTCCCAACTTGGGGAAATCACTATGGTTTGTTGGCAAAATG GGAGCTGATTACAAATTCCAAACAGTTTCAAAAGGAATGGTTGACTATGGTCACTTCTATGCTGCTAATAGTTTCTTTGATCCACATGGTAGGAGGATAGTGTATGGCTGGGTATCAGAGTCTCTATCTGATGATACTATTCATAATAATGGCTGGGCAG GTATGCAGAGTGTACCACGAGCAATATCACTGTCTCCTGATAACACCTTGTTGTTCAACCCTGTGGAG GAGCTAAGTTTGCTACATGGAGATCACTTGGGCTACTTTAATGAAATATCTCTTCCAGAAAATGCAACGTATGAACTTGGAGGCATGGGAAATCAA CTCCACATGGTAGTGACCATAATGGGAAAGTTCTCTCCCAACAGCAAGGTGGGAATATTAGTTTTAGCTGATGAAAATATGAAAGAATTTACTGCTATTAATATCCAAAGTTCTG GTTCCAACTGTAATCATATTGGACAATGGTCAACTGGTACAGATATACCAGGAGCAGATTATACTAA TTTTAAGGTGGATGGACATGATCCAGCAGTATGTCAGAAAGCTTGTTGTGCAGACTCTGGTTGTGTGGCTTGGACTTTTGCTGATCCTCAGCCACTGCTG ACTGACTATGGTAACAACTCTGCATTCACTTGTGTATCTCATGAGACTTGTTGTTGGCTAAAAAATGCCCACTCATCTCCTGTACCACGTGTGAACTGCACATCAGGAACCACTTCAACTCAG TTACAACTGGAAGTTTCAACAACTAATTCAAGTTTACTACCTGCCACTAATGTAACAAAGTCGTCTTATACTGCTCAAGTGAATAGCCATGACCAGTTAGTCACTCTGGAGATAATGGTAGACAAGAGTGCAGTGGAGGTGTTTGTTAACAAGGGTGAAGCAGTGATCACATCCCGAGTCTACCCTACCCTAGCCAGCTCCAATAGCGTTGTCCTTTTTACTGAGAATACTTCAGCAATATTTACTGTTGACGCGTGGGTAATGAAGGATGCATACAAAGAAACATAA
- the LOC136244163 gene encoding histone-lysine N-methyltransferase EZH2-like isoform X1: MDAARDNLRKRVKQELGRLRQIKKSKIQDMVKDELADCSVLVTFRATANKEVYKDKVVPPLDCSAKEGLKQVTMVGNCFGQLQQNFTIPLHTLPAKSPIPHYNVWVPIQQNFMVDDETVLHNIPYMGEEVLEKEGSFIEELIGNYDGKVHDENHLSNIDDDTLVQLADSVHDMINERAPGKSSLTPKHPSLTTFSLISSVLKGEAPKVLSDRYYQLTNKEIKNRAVPNIDDPTSEACPKGESLHSFKTLFCRRCFKYDCVQHYWQPPPESPVPPVVMEGISIKPPCGPNCFAHISTIQSSSKTDSSSSSGGGIVAKPEWSGPDMTLYHLIQPIYGNNHCVIADILQTKTCKQVFEFSRTHNAIETTAQNDSDLSRKKKTKFNMRSWSHHHRKIQLKRDGQVTYPFNYHPCSHPGVPCDDSCSCVESQNFCEKYCQCSADCRNRFPGCRCSKGFCDTKHCPCYLAVRECDPDLCKKCGAGDNLDQKMTSCRNVAIQRGQRKHLLLAPSDVAGWGIFIKDRAAKKEFISEYCGEIISQDEADRRGKVYDKYMCSFLFNLNHDFVVDATRKGNKIRFANHSVNPNCFAKVMMVKGDHRIGIYAKKDIEPGEELFFDYRYGPTEQLRFVGIERDES, translated from the exons GATGAACTAGCTGACTGTTCAGTACTGGTGACATTTAGAGCCACAGCAAACAAAGAAGTATACAAGGATAAGGTTGTACCTCCACTGGACTGTTCTGCCAAGGAAGGACTAAAACAG GTGACAATGGTGGGCAACTGTTTTGGTCAGCTACAGCAGAACTTCACCATTCCACTACACACACTACCAGCCAAGTCTCCTATACCACACTATAATGTGTGGGTACCCATCCAACAGAACTTCATG GTTGATGATGAGACAGTGTTACACAATATTCCATATATGGGAGAGGAAGTGTTAGAGAAGGAAGGATCGTTCATTGAGGAGCTTATTGGTAACTATGATGGGAAAGTGCATGATGAAAACCACCTGA GTAACATTGATGATGATACACTAGTACAACTGGCTGACAGTGTCCATGATATGATCAATGAAAGag CTCCTGGCAAGTCATCACTGACTCCGAAGCATCCCTCCTTAACCACATTCTCTCTGATCTCATCGGTGCTGAAAGGGGAAGCCCCCAAGGTGTTGTCTGATAG GTACTACCAGTTGACTAACAAGGAGATCAAGAACAGAGCAGTACCCAACATTGACGA CCCTACTTCAGAAGCTTGTCCAAAGGGTGAATCACTTCACTCTTTCAAGACACTGTTCTGTCGTCGATGCTTCAAGTATGATTGTGTGCAACACT ATTGGCAACCACCACCTGAATCTCCTGTACCACCT GTTGTGATGGAGGGTATATCCATCAAGCCACCATGTGGACCAAACTGTTTTGCTCATATCAGCACAATCCAGTCATCCAGCAAGACAgacagcagtagtagtagtggtggtgGTATTGTGGCTAAACCAGAGTGGTCCGGACCGGACATGACACTTTATCACTTAATACAACCCATATATGGTAATAACCACTGTGTGATTGCTGACATCCTTCAAACGAAAACTTGCAAACAA GTGTTTGAGTTCTCCAGGACACACAATGCCATTGAGACCACAGCTCAGAATGATTCTGATTTGTCTAGAAAAAAGAAGACAAAGTTTAACATGAG GTCTTGGTCTCATCATCATAGGAAGATACAGTTGAAGAGAG ATGGACAGGTGACCTACCCATTCAACTATCATCCTTGTAGTCACCCTGGAGTACCCTGTGATGACAGCTGCTCATGTGTAGAGTCTCAGAACTTCTGTGAGAAATACTGCCAGTGTAGTGCTGACT GTCGTAACAGATTTCCTGGTTGCCGGTGTAGTAAGGGGTTCTGTGACACTAAACACTGTCCTTGTTATTTAGCAGTGAGAGAGTGTGACCCTGACTTGTGTAAGAAATGTGGAGCAG GAGATAATCTTGACCAAAAGATGACTAGCTGTAGAAATGTAGCCATTCAGAGGGGACAGAGAAAG CATCTACTGTTGGCACCATCAGATGTTGCTGGTTGGGGTATCTTCATCAAGGATCGAGCAGCAAAGAAAGAATTTATCAGTGAATATTGTGGAGAG ATCATATCTCAAGATGAGGCAGACAGAAGAGGGAAGGTGTATGACAAGTACATGTGTAGTTTTCTCTTCAATTTGAATCATG ATTTTGTGGTGGATGCTACACGCAAAGGGAACAAGATCAGATTTGCCAACCATTCCGTTAACCCTAACTGCTTTGCTAAAG TAATGATGGTCAAGGGAGATCACAGGATTGGTATTTATGCCAAGAAGGACATTGAACCTGGTGAAGAATTGTTCTTTGACTACAG GTATGGACCTACTGAACAACTGAGATTTGTGGGTATAGAACGAGATGAATCATAG
- the LOC136244165 gene encoding putative glycerol kinase 5: MSFVLAVDIGSTQLRCFAFNKQAKPIASCFSPVIVIHPETGASEIEPEEIWNTFKTTVKDTLDAGELNPKDAVSLGVTCQRNSFLLWNRASGQPLCNIITWQDRRSAPYCDRLNGCLPLHLLHMFSSVAYFFTRSNRFLLGSVAKFVPVQVAPRLYWALHNIPHAFELAEKGELCFGSLDSWMLWKLTDGKVHATDYTNASSTLLFDPFYLCWSDLMLTLLGIPKSILPEVKDTSGDFGTVSKDIFGAEIPICCLVADQQSALFAQCCWDMGDIKASLGTGTFLDINTGSYVHASTSGIYPLIAWKIGPEICYIAECHSPSTGSVVEWAKQFGLFEDVADTEKIARSVADSGGVTFVPAFDGMVVPYEDPTATAVILGLNHKTQKEHVLRALLESFAFQLTYLRSMLRKELHFPVKPIKVDGGVANNNFVLQLACDLMRETIQRPDNLDMTVLGATFLAGLAVEFWDRDELRKFWTLKNSFSASDKGLCIKEESAYREWLRASERTCNWYQ, translated from the coding sequence ATGTCTTTTGTTTTGGCAGTCGATATCGGTTCCACGCAGTTGAGATGCTTTGCATTTAATAAACAGGCGAAACCCATTGCAAGTTGTTTTAGTCCTGTGATTGTCATTCATCCTGAAACAGGAGCTTCAGAAATCGAACCAGAAGAGATATGGAACACGTTCAAAACTACAGTGAAGGACACATTGGATGCTGGTGAGTTAAATCCGAAAGATGCTGTTAGTCTGGGAGTCACGTGTCAGAGAAATTCGTTTTTGTTGTGGAACAGAGCAAGTGGACAGCCATTATGCAATATAATCACGTGGCAAGATCGCAGATCTGCACCCTACTGTGACAGACTGAATGGGTGTTTGCCATTACACCTGCTGCATATGTTTTCTAGTGTTGCATATTTCTTTACACGCAGTAATCGCTTCTTATTGGGAAGTGTGGCAAAGTTTGTACCAGTCCAAGTGGCACCTCGGCTGTACTGGGCACTACATAATATTCCACATGCATTTGAATTGGCAGAAAAGGGGGAGCTATGTTTTGGTAGTCTTGATAGCTGGATGTTGTGGAAGCTTACAGATGGCAAAGTACATGCCACTGACTATACCAATGCCTCCAGCACACTTTTGTTTGATCCATTTTACTTGTGTTGGAGTGACCTGATGTTGACACTACTGGGAATACCAAAATCTATTTTGCCAGAAGTAAAAGACACAAGCGGCGACTTTGGGACTGTCTCCAAGGATATATTTGGTGCAGAAATTCCAATTTGTTGTTTAGTTGCAGATCAGCAAAGTGCACTGTTTGCTCAGTGCTGTTGGGACATGGGTGACATTAAAGCTTCTCTTGGCACAGGAACATTTCTAGACATCAATACTGGGAGTTATGTGCATGCGTCTACAAGTGGCATCTATCCTCTCATCGCTTGGAAAATAGGACCTGAAATCTGCTACATTGCAGAATGTCATTCTCCCAGTACAGGAAGTGTGGTAGAATGGGCGAAGCAGTTTGGTCTGTTTGAAGATGTAGCGGATACAGAGAAAATTGCTAGATCAGTTGCTGACTCAGGAGGGGTAACCTTTGTGCCTGCCTTTGATGGTATGGTGGTGCCATATGAAGACCCAACTGCCACAGCTGTAATACTGGGCCTTAATCACAAGACACAGAAAGAACATGTACTGAGGGCATTGCTCGAATCCTTTGCTTTTCAGCTAACATATCTCCGAAGTATGTTACGCAAAGAACTACATTTTCCTGTTAAGCCAATCAAGGTGGACGGAGGTGTAGCTAATAATAACTTtgtactacagttagcttgtgaCCTGATGAGAGAGACAATCCAAAGACCAGACAACCTGGACATGACGGTCCTGGGTGCTACTTTTCTTGCTGGATTGGCAGTCGAGTTTTGGGACAGGGATGAGCTCAGGAAGTTTTGGACACTTAAAAATTCATTCAGTGCTAGTGATAAAGGTCTCTGTATAAAAGAAGAGAGTGCTTATAGAGAGTGGTTAAGGGCTTCAGAAAGGACTTGTAATTGGTACCAATAA
- the LOC136244167 gene encoding rRNA methyltransferase 1, mitochondrial-like → MLVRSRRLLSSTRSSTRFISRSAKKKEEVEKIPKRKGEYIYGVAPCLATLIAKRRKIYTLLMKKDLKVNNRDLKQVTIEKIYAHARQHDTKIHYIGKEKLERISGKNAHQGIAMDVEPLEFKSFREDLYKISKEQQASLPVRLALDGIHDPMNFGAILRCAYYLGVDKVVTGKNNCLLSPVVSKASAGVMELMPVYSVNNIIAFLQESSVHGWEVVGTSDPKVFDQTANATVHSCSEYHLQHPTVIVIGNEGYGVSEAIKRECSVMLSIPPYRHLPSTFDSLNVAVATGIVLHSLQVNKSRT, encoded by the exons ATGTTGGTGCGCTCTAGAAGGTTGCTGTCCAGTACGAGGTCCAGTACTAGGTTTATCTCCAGATCAGCGAAGAAAAAGGAGGAGGTCGAGAAA ATACCTAAGAGAAAAGGAGAGTACATTTATGGTGTAGCACCATGCTTGGCAACGCTGATAGCCAAGCGAAGGAAGATTTATACTCTTCTAATGAAAAAGGATCTCAAAGTAAATAACAGAGATCTAAAACA AGTTACTATTGAAAAGATCTATGCTCATGCACGACAGCATGACACCAAAATACACTACATTGGTAAAGAAAAACTGGAACGGATATCTGGAAAGAATGCCCACCAA GGAATTGCTATGGATGTTGAGCCATTAGAATTCAAATCATTTCGTGAGGATTTATATAAAAT TTCTAAAGAACAGCAAGCATCTTTACCTGTGAGACTTGCACTGGATGGTATTCACGATCCTATGAATTTTGGTGCCATTTTAAGATGTGCTTACTACCTTGGTGTGGACAAGGTTGTCACTGGAAAGAACAA TTGTCTCTTGTCACCAGTGGTCAGCAAGGCCAGTGCTGGAGTTATGGAACTGATGCCAGTCTACTCTGTGAATAATATCATTGCTTTCCTACAG GAAAGTTCTGTTCATGGCTGGGAGGTTGTTGGTACCAGTGACCCCAAGGTATTTGACCAGACAGCTAATGCTACTGTTCATTCTTGTTCAGAATACCACCTTCAACATCCAACTGTCATCGTCATTG GTAATGAAGGATATGGAGTGAGTGAAGCAATCAAAAGAGAATGCAGTGTGATGTTATCAATACCACCTTATCGTCACCTACCCTCTACATTTGACTCACTTAATGTGGCAGTAGCTACTGGTATTGTATTGCATTCATTACAAGTGAACAAGTCTAGAACATGA
- the LOC136244163 gene encoding histone-lysine N-methyltransferase EZH2-like isoform X2 yields MDAARDNLRKRVKQELGRLRQIKKSKIQDMDELADCSVLVTFRATANKEVYKDKVVPPLDCSAKEGLKQVTMVGNCFGQLQQNFTIPLHTLPAKSPIPHYNVWVPIQQNFMVDDETVLHNIPYMGEEVLEKEGSFIEELIGNYDGKVHDENHLSNIDDDTLVQLADSVHDMINERAPGKSSLTPKHPSLTTFSLISSVLKGEAPKVLSDRYYQLTNKEIKNRAVPNIDDPTSEACPKGESLHSFKTLFCRRCFKYDCVQHYWQPPPESPVPPVVMEGISIKPPCGPNCFAHISTIQSSSKTDSSSSSGGGIVAKPEWSGPDMTLYHLIQPIYGNNHCVIADILQTKTCKQVFEFSRTHNAIETTAQNDSDLSRKKKTKFNMRSWSHHHRKIQLKRDGQVTYPFNYHPCSHPGVPCDDSCSCVESQNFCEKYCQCSADCRNRFPGCRCSKGFCDTKHCPCYLAVRECDPDLCKKCGAGDNLDQKMTSCRNVAIQRGQRKHLLLAPSDVAGWGIFIKDRAAKKEFISEYCGEIISQDEADRRGKVYDKYMCSFLFNLNHDFVVDATRKGNKIRFANHSVNPNCFAKVMMVKGDHRIGIYAKKDIEPGEELFFDYRYGPTEQLRFVGIERDES; encoded by the exons GATGAACTAGCTGACTGTTCAGTACTGGTGACATTTAGAGCCACAGCAAACAAAGAAGTATACAAGGATAAGGTTGTACCTCCACTGGACTGTTCTGCCAAGGAAGGACTAAAACAG GTGACAATGGTGGGCAACTGTTTTGGTCAGCTACAGCAGAACTTCACCATTCCACTACACACACTACCAGCCAAGTCTCCTATACCACACTATAATGTGTGGGTACCCATCCAACAGAACTTCATG GTTGATGATGAGACAGTGTTACACAATATTCCATATATGGGAGAGGAAGTGTTAGAGAAGGAAGGATCGTTCATTGAGGAGCTTATTGGTAACTATGATGGGAAAGTGCATGATGAAAACCACCTGA GTAACATTGATGATGATACACTAGTACAACTGGCTGACAGTGTCCATGATATGATCAATGAAAGag CTCCTGGCAAGTCATCACTGACTCCGAAGCATCCCTCCTTAACCACATTCTCTCTGATCTCATCGGTGCTGAAAGGGGAAGCCCCCAAGGTGTTGTCTGATAG GTACTACCAGTTGACTAACAAGGAGATCAAGAACAGAGCAGTACCCAACATTGACGA CCCTACTTCAGAAGCTTGTCCAAAGGGTGAATCACTTCACTCTTTCAAGACACTGTTCTGTCGTCGATGCTTCAAGTATGATTGTGTGCAACACT ATTGGCAACCACCACCTGAATCTCCTGTACCACCT GTTGTGATGGAGGGTATATCCATCAAGCCACCATGTGGACCAAACTGTTTTGCTCATATCAGCACAATCCAGTCATCCAGCAAGACAgacagcagtagtagtagtggtggtgGTATTGTGGCTAAACCAGAGTGGTCCGGACCGGACATGACACTTTATCACTTAATACAACCCATATATGGTAATAACCACTGTGTGATTGCTGACATCCTTCAAACGAAAACTTGCAAACAA GTGTTTGAGTTCTCCAGGACACACAATGCCATTGAGACCACAGCTCAGAATGATTCTGATTTGTCTAGAAAAAAGAAGACAAAGTTTAACATGAG GTCTTGGTCTCATCATCATAGGAAGATACAGTTGAAGAGAG ATGGACAGGTGACCTACCCATTCAACTATCATCCTTGTAGTCACCCTGGAGTACCCTGTGATGACAGCTGCTCATGTGTAGAGTCTCAGAACTTCTGTGAGAAATACTGCCAGTGTAGTGCTGACT GTCGTAACAGATTTCCTGGTTGCCGGTGTAGTAAGGGGTTCTGTGACACTAAACACTGTCCTTGTTATTTAGCAGTGAGAGAGTGTGACCCTGACTTGTGTAAGAAATGTGGAGCAG GAGATAATCTTGACCAAAAGATGACTAGCTGTAGAAATGTAGCCATTCAGAGGGGACAGAGAAAG CATCTACTGTTGGCACCATCAGATGTTGCTGGTTGGGGTATCTTCATCAAGGATCGAGCAGCAAAGAAAGAATTTATCAGTGAATATTGTGGAGAG ATCATATCTCAAGATGAGGCAGACAGAAGAGGGAAGGTGTATGACAAGTACATGTGTAGTTTTCTCTTCAATTTGAATCATG ATTTTGTGGTGGATGCTACACGCAAAGGGAACAAGATCAGATTTGCCAACCATTCCGTTAACCCTAACTGCTTTGCTAAAG TAATGATGGTCAAGGGAGATCACAGGATTGGTATTTATGCCAAGAAGGACATTGAACCTGGTGAAGAATTGTTCTTTGACTACAG GTATGGACCTACTGAACAACTGAGATTTGTGGGTATAGAACGAGATGAATCATAG